From Flavobacterium sp. 102, a single genomic window includes:
- the dprA gene encoding DNA-processing protein DprA, which translates to MNTNELFHVLALSRIDGVGDIVAKKLISHCGSAENVFKGKLKDLKAIDGVGDVLLRNLKNKIVFERAEQELQYIQNENIKVLYFQNDDYPDRLKHCIDGPVLLFASGNFDFQNRKMISIVGTRQITSYGTEFCKKLIEDLAIFNPIIVSGFAYGVDIIAHQSAMENDLQTIGVLAHGLNQIYPKSHKKYVAKLEQNGGFLTEFWSNSNPEKENFVKRNRIVAGMSEATIVIESADKGGSLITANMANDYNRDVFAVPGRTTDKYSQGCNDLIKTQRANLITSAADLIYCLNWALEVQETKSIQKQLFVTLDFEEQKIYDYLQKNGKQLLDIVALECDFPIFKISSILLTMELKGIVRPLPGKLFEAV; encoded by the coding sequence ATGAATACAAATGAGCTTTTTCACGTTTTAGCCCTTTCACGAATTGATGGTGTTGGCGATATTGTGGCCAAAAAATTAATAAGTCATTGTGGCTCAGCTGAAAATGTTTTTAAAGGAAAGTTGAAAGACTTAAAAGCCATAGATGGTGTAGGCGATGTTTTGCTCAGGAATCTCAAAAATAAGATAGTTTTCGAAAGAGCCGAACAAGAATTGCAATACATCCAAAATGAAAATATAAAAGTTTTGTACTTTCAAAATGATGATTATCCGGATCGGTTAAAGCATTGTATTGATGGACCTGTTTTGCTGTTTGCTTCAGGGAATTTTGACTTCCAAAATCGTAAAATGATTAGTATAGTCGGAACAAGACAAATCACCTCTTATGGCACAGAATTTTGCAAAAAACTTATAGAAGATTTAGCGATTTTCAATCCAATAATTGTCAGTGGATTTGCCTATGGCGTTGATATTATTGCGCACCAATCGGCGATGGAAAATGATTTGCAAACCATCGGAGTTTTGGCGCATGGCTTAAACCAAATCTATCCAAAATCGCATAAAAAATATGTCGCTAAACTAGAACAAAACGGAGGTTTTTTAACGGAGTTTTGGAGCAATTCGAATCCCGAAAAAGAAAATTTTGTAAAACGAAATCGTATCGTGGCGGGCATGAGCGAAGCCACAATTGTGATTGAAAGTGCCGATAAAGGCGGTTCGTTAATTACGGCCAATATGGCTAATGATTACAATCGCGATGTCTTTGCTGTTCCGGGAAGAACGACCGATAAGTACAGTCAAGGTTGTAATGATTTGATTAAAACACAGCGCGCCAATTTGATTACCTCGGCCGCAGATTTGATTTATTGTTTGAACTGGGCATTAGAAGTTCAAGAAACAAAGTCGATACAAAAGCAACTTTTTGTGACTTTGGATTTTGAAGAACAAAAAATTTACGATTACTTACAGAAAAACGGCAAACAATTGCTTGATATTGTTGCGCTTGAGTGTGATTTCCCGATATTTAAAATTTCTTCCATTCTTTTGACTATGGAATTAAAAGGAATTGTCAGACCTTTGCCCGGAAAATTGTTTGAAGCGGTTTAA
- the trpS gene encoding tryptophan--tRNA ligase, with protein sequence MSKILTGIQSTGTPHLGNLLGAILPAIELSKNPSNESFLFIADLHSVTQIKNGDELRQNTYSTASVWLACGLDVNKVIFYRQSDVPQTAELSWYLSCFFPFQRLTLAHSFKDKADRLEDVNAGLFSYPMLMAADILLYDANFVPVGKDQMQHIEITRDVASRFNHQMGETFVIPEGKVQEETMYVPGTDGHKMSKSRGNLINIFLDDKALRKQIMSIETDSTPLEEPKNPETCKIFGIYKLVANAEQIAEMKIKYTNVNRDFGYGHAKQALFELICERFKTEREKYNYYMSHQEEVDALLKLGAAKAGTIADGVLQKVRVKLGFE encoded by the coding sequence ATGTCAAAAATATTAACCGGAATTCAAAGTACAGGAACACCACATTTAGGAAACTTATTGGGTGCGATTTTACCTGCGATTGAACTGTCAAAAAATCCAAGCAACGAATCGTTTCTCTTCATTGCTGATTTACATTCTGTTACCCAAATTAAAAACGGCGATGAACTTCGCCAAAACACCTACAGTACAGCCTCAGTTTGGTTGGCTTGCGGATTGGATGTCAATAAAGTGATTTTTTATCGCCAAAGCGACGTGCCGCAAACAGCCGAATTATCATGGTATTTGAGTTGCTTTTTCCCGTTTCAACGTTTGACTTTAGCCCATTCTTTCAAAGACAAAGCCGATCGATTGGAAGATGTCAATGCGGGTTTGTTTTCGTATCCGATGTTGATGGCGGCAGATATTTTATTGTATGATGCCAATTTTGTTCCGGTAGGAAAAGACCAAATGCAGCACATCGAAATCACTCGCGATGTGGCTTCTCGTTTCAATCACCAAATGGGTGAAACTTTTGTAATTCCCGAAGGAAAAGTACAAGAAGAAACCATGTATGTTCCGGGAACAGATGGTCATAAAATGAGTAAATCTCGCGGTAATCTCATCAATATTTTCTTGGATGATAAAGCGTTGCGCAAACAAATTATGAGCATCGAAACTGACAGCACGCCTTTGGAAGAACCTAAAAATCCGGAAACTTGTAAAATATTCGGGATTTATAAATTAGTCGCTAATGCGGAACAGATTGCTGAAATGAAAATCAAGTATACCAATGTCAATAGAGATTTTGGTTATGGTCATGCCAAACAAGCCTTATTTGAATTGATTTGTGAAAGATTCAAAACCGAAAGAGAAAAGTACAACTACTACATGAGTCATCAAGAAGAAGTTGATGCGCTTTTAAAATTGGGTGCTGCCAAAGCCGGAACTATCGCTGACGGTGTTTTGCAAAAAGTAAGAGTGAAACTCGGATTCGAATAA
- a CDS encoding GxxExxY protein: MTENEISTKIIGLAIEVHKVLGPGLLESAYKESLFYMINKHGLKVEKEKSMPLIFEEVKLDCGYRIDLLVENKLVMEIKSVDSLNDIHLAQTLTYLKLGNYKLGLLINFNEVLLKSGIRRIVNNL; the protein is encoded by the coding sequence ATGACCGAAAATGAAATTTCTACTAAAATTATTGGTTTAGCCATTGAGGTTCATAAAGTTCTTGGTCCTGGATTACTTGAAAGTGCTTATAAAGAATCATTGTTTTATATGATAAATAAACATGGTTTGAAAGTAGAAAAAGAAAAATCAATGCCTTTAATTTTTGAAGAAGTTAAACTAGATTGTGGTTACAGAATAGATTTATTAGTGGAAAATAAACTAGTTATGGAAATAAAAAGTGTCGATTCATTGAATGATATTCATTTGGCGCAAACCTTAACTTATTTAAAACTTGGCAATTACAAGCTTGGTCTGTTAATAAATTTTAATGAAGTTTTGCTGAAAAGTGGCATAAGAAGAATTGTAAATAACTTATAA
- a CDS encoding 1-acyl-sn-glycerol-3-phosphate acyltransferase — translation MRALKIVFWTLYRIWFYVLMAIPIIIMFPFLFISILSEKWYPYFFVMARIWAKFILFGMGYRVRVEFEEKPQVGKSYMFVANHTSMTDIMLMLSIVKNPFVFVGKKELSKIPLFGFFYKRTCILVDRSSSKSRMAVFERAQNRLKQGVSICIFPEGGVPDESIILDEFKDGAFRLAIEHAIPIVPMTFYDNKRLFSYTFFSGSPGLMRAKVHPFFETKNQSQDLKKTLKSNVRELILKDLQNDLNKKSS, via the coding sequence ATGAGAGCATTGAAAATTGTTTTTTGGACGCTTTATCGCATTTGGTTCTACGTTTTGATGGCGATTCCTATCATCATCATGTTTCCGTTTCTTTTTATTTCTATCCTTTCGGAGAAATGGTATCCTTATTTTTTCGTGATGGCTAGAATTTGGGCCAAATTCATTCTCTTCGGAATGGGTTATCGCGTAAGAGTTGAGTTTGAAGAAAAACCGCAAGTAGGCAAAAGTTATATGTTTGTAGCCAATCATACGTCGATGACCGATATCATGTTGATGCTTTCAATTGTGAAAAATCCTTTTGTTTTTGTCGGCAAAAAAGAGCTGTCAAAGATTCCATTATTTGGATTTTTCTACAAACGTACCTGTATTTTAGTAGACAGAAGTAGTTCTAAAAGTAGAATGGCCGTTTTTGAACGCGCTCAAAATAGACTAAAACAAGGTGTCAGCATTTGTATTTTCCCTGAAGGTGGCGTTCCGGATGAAAGTATAATTTTAGATGAATTTAAAGATGGTGCTTTTCGCTTAGCGATTGAACATGCAATTCCAATTGTACCGATGACTTTTTATGACAATAAAAGACTTTTTTCGTATACTTTTTTCAGTGGAAGTCCCGGATTGATGAGAGCCAAAGTACATCCTTTTTTTGAGACTAAAAATCAAAGTCAAGATCTTAAAAAGACTTTGAAAAGTAACGTTAGAGAATTGATTTTAAAGGATTTACAAAACGATTTAAATAAAAAGAGTTCCTAA
- a CDS encoding outer membrane beta-barrel protein yields the protein MSNKKNIDRLFQEKFRDFEANPANDFWNNIEAKLDEKKRKRVIPFWWKFSGVAAVFLIGILIGNQVLNDDIAPSNPIVVEDNSNQNKGKATDGILEKDGVNGISPKLKTNTAEAVSENSGTTKNITPKSDNTSDDVIVDKTSNEQKSSGKLILSPMVNDSKATIAHGKSNKNSSSKNKLNLGKNKTSVNETLNKEEVQLVVNKEKNNQSINNIRAKSELNETNPLVQTDKNDNNQSNTTNPLLINKDLNLDGLKGDNNSKIATKEIENKINDTTTNKSIAKNELEELLNKKEEKLKQESKLNRWQLTSNVAPIFLGSTSNGSPIDSTLINNSKSYNTGVGYGIGVSYAVSKKLTVRTGLNKFNMSYNTNDIVYFAGMESRSLKNINPTASGSMIQVQDDLINSPTGVTSETSFLPFEESFVQKNKGYINQEMGYLEMPVEMTYALLDKKFGIKIIGGFSTLFLQDNSVSVISDNRSTFLGEANNLNNIHFSTNFGIGLKYGFMKSFEFNIEPTFKYQLNTFSSDAGNFKPYLFGIYSGISYKF from the coding sequence ATGAGTAATAAAAAGAACATAGACAGACTTTTTCAAGAAAAGTTCAGAGATTTCGAAGCCAATCCGGCTAATGATTTTTGGAACAATATTGAAGCAAAGCTCGACGAAAAAAAGCGTAAAAGAGTGATTCCGTTTTGGTGGAAATTCTCAGGCGTTGCGGCTGTATTTCTGATTGGAATCTTGATTGGCAACCAAGTTTTAAATGATGACATTGCGCCAAGTAATCCAATTGTAGTTGAGGATAATTCAAATCAAAACAAAGGAAAAGCAACTGATGGTATTTTAGAAAAAGATGGGGTAAATGGAATCAGTCCAAAATTGAAGACCAATACAGCTGAAGCGGTTTCAGAAAATAGCGGAACAACAAAGAATATTACCCCAAAATCAGACAATACTTCTGATGACGTTATAGTCGACAAAACTTCAAACGAACAAAAATCGTCAGGAAAATTGATTCTTTCTCCAATGGTTAATGATTCGAAAGCAACCATTGCCCACGGTAAATCAAACAAAAACAGTTCTTCGAAAAATAAATTGAATTTGGGGAAAAATAAAACTTCGGTGAACGAAACATTAAACAAAGAAGAGGTTCAATTAGTTGTCAATAAAGAAAAAAACAACCAATCTATTAATAACATTCGAGCCAAAAGCGAACTGAATGAAACCAATCCGCTTGTTCAAACCGACAAAAATGATAACAACCAATCCAATACTACCAATCCTCTATTAATCAATAAAGACCTCAATCTTGATGGTCTAAAAGGAGACAATAATTCAAAAATTGCAACCAAGGAAATCGAGAACAAAATTAACGACACTACCACCAATAAAAGTATTGCCAAAAATGAGTTGGAAGAATTGCTAAATAAAAAAGAAGAAAAATTAAAACAAGAATCTAAGCTAAATAGGTGGCAACTCACCTCAAATGTCGCCCCTATTTTCTTAGGTTCAACCTCTAATGGTTCGCCAATTGATTCAACGCTCATAAACAATTCAAAATCTTATAATACCGGAGTTGGTTATGGTATTGGTGTAAGTTATGCGGTCAGTAAAAAACTTACGGTTAGAACCGGATTGAATAAATTCAATATGAGTTACAACACTAATGATATTGTTTATTTTGCCGGAATGGAATCTAGATCCTTGAAAAACATCAATCCTACCGCTTCAGGCTCAATGATACAAGTACAAGATGATTTAATAAATTCTCCTACTGGCGTCACATCTGAGACTTCATTTTTACCTTTTGAAGAGTCTTTTGTACAAAAAAACAAAGGTTATATCAACCAAGAAATGGGTTATTTAGAAATGCCTGTAGAAATGACTTATGCGTTGCTGGATAAGAAATTTGGCATCAAAATCATCGGTGGTTTTAGTACACTTTTCCTTCAAGACAACTCTGTGAGTGTAATCTCTGATAATCGGAGTACCTTTTTAGGAGAAGCCAACAATTTGAATAATATTCATTTCAGTACCAATTTTGGTATCGGATTAAAATATGGTTTTATGAAGTCTTTTGAATTCAATATAGAGCCAACATTCAAATACCAATTAAACACATTCAGTTCAGATGCCGGTAATTTCAAACCTTATTTGTTTGGAATCTACAGCGGCATCAGCTATAAATTCTAG
- a CDS encoding RNA polymerase sigma factor, whose protein sequence is MDLKQLINDCKNDNRKAQEQLYRIYSPKLFAVCLKYSRNYAEAQDNLQDGFILIFKKIEQFSFKGSFDGWLKRVMINNVLQQYRNQTFLSLVNEDVADEPEIEIEDDSISMDYLLKIIQELPDRYRLVFNLYVIDDFSHAEIAEMLTINIGTSKSNLARARMILKEKIEQYKNEETKKFPSAK, encoded by the coding sequence TTGGATTTAAAACAACTCATAAATGATTGCAAAAATGACAATAGGAAAGCACAAGAACAGTTATACCGAATTTATTCACCAAAACTGTTTGCTGTATGCTTGAAATATTCGCGCAATTATGCTGAGGCACAAGACAATTTACAAGATGGATTTATTCTCATCTTTAAAAAAATTGAGCAATTTTCATTTAAAGGTTCTTTCGATGGTTGGTTGAAAAGAGTAATGATTAACAATGTTCTACAACAATATCGAAATCAGACTTTTTTAAGTTTAGTCAATGAAGATGTAGCTGATGAACCAGAGATTGAAATCGAAGACGACAGTATTTCAATGGATTATTTGCTGAAAATCATTCAGGAATTGCCCGACAGGTACCGATTGGTTTTCAACCTTTATGTAATTGATGACTTTTCACATGCTGAAATTGCTGAAATGTTGACCATTAATATTGGCACCTCAAAATCAAATTTGGCCAGAGCCCGAATGATTTTAAAAGAAAAAATAGAACAATACAAAAATGAAGAAACTAAAAAGTTTCCTTCTGCAAAATGA
- the recA gene encoding recombinase RecA, with product MSSEKEAKLKALQLTLDKLDKAYGKGTVMKMGDKAVEEVEVIPSGSLGLDLALGVNGYPRGRVIEIYGPESSGKTTLTLHAIAEAQKAGGIAAFIDAEHAFDRNYAQKLGVDIENLIISQPDNGEQALEIAENLIRSGAIDIVVIDSVAALTPKSEIEGEMGDSKMGLHARLMSQALRKLTGTISKTNCTVFFINQLREKIGVMFGNPETTTGGNALKFYASVRLDIRRSSQIKDGENVIGNRTKVKVVKNKVAPPFKTAEFDIMYGEGVSKTGEILDLAVEFEVIKKAGSWFSYGDTKLGQGRDAVKVLIKDNPELADELEQKIKDLIKESNA from the coding sequence ATGAGTTCAGAAAAAGAAGCCAAATTAAAAGCATTACAACTAACACTAGATAAATTAGACAAAGCCTACGGCAAAGGAACCGTGATGAAGATGGGCGATAAAGCCGTTGAAGAAGTAGAAGTTATTCCTTCGGGTTCGCTTGGTTTGGATTTAGCTTTGGGCGTAAACGGCTATCCAAGAGGAAGAGTTATAGAAATATATGGCCCGGAATCTTCGGGTAAAACTACTTTAACCTTACATGCTATTGCTGAAGCCCAAAAAGCCGGTGGAATTGCAGCTTTCATTGATGCAGAGCACGCTTTTGATAGAAATTATGCCCAGAAATTAGGCGTAGATATCGAAAACTTAATTATTTCCCAACCGGATAACGGAGAACAAGCTTTGGAAATTGCTGAAAACTTAATCCGTTCAGGGGCGATTGATATTGTGGTTATTGACTCTGTTGCTGCTTTGACACCAAAAAGCGAAATCGAAGGCGAAATGGGTGATTCTAAAATGGGATTACATGCTCGTTTGATGTCACAAGCTTTAAGAAAATTGACGGGAACCATCAGCAAAACCAATTGTACCGTTTTCTTCATCAACCAGTTGAGAGAGAAAATCGGCGTAATGTTTGGAAATCCAGAAACAACGACCGGTGGAAATGCATTGAAGTTCTATGCTTCGGTTCGTTTAGACATTCGTCGTTCGTCACAAATTAAAGATGGCGAAAATGTAATTGGAAACAGGACTAAAGTAAAAGTGGTTAAAAATAAAGTGGCGCCACCATTTAAAACAGCCGAATTTGACATCATGTATGGCGAAGGTGTTTCTAAAACAGGAGAGATTTTGGATTTAGCCGTTGAATTTGAAGTGATTAAAAAAGCAGGTTCGTGGTTCAGTTATGGCGACACTAAACTTGGGCAAGGTCGAGATGCTGTCAAGGTTTTAATTAAGGATAATCCGGAATTGGCCGATGAATTGGAACAAAAAATTAAAGACCTCATCAAAGAAAGTAATGCTTAA
- a CDS encoding 1-acyl-sn-glycerol-3-phosphate acyltransferase — MEKLISYPISVIYYLCFGLTLVIFHPIQWVCFNVFGYQAHKKSVDYLNFFLTKCTNILGTTYTFENREVIPKDAPIIFVANHQSLYDIVGIIWYLRRFHAKFVSKKELGKGIPSVSYNLRHGGSILIDRKDPKQAIPLIKGLSEYIEKHKRSAVIFPEGTRSKNGKPKEFAQSGLKILCKYAPSAYVVPITINNSWKMVKFGAFPMGLGNRLQFIIHEPIAVKDYSFEELMAKTEQAIVESIKK; from the coding sequence ATGGAAAAACTTATATCCTATCCAATTTCAGTAATTTATTATTTGTGTTTCGGATTGACATTGGTCATTTTTCACCCAATTCAGTGGGTTTGTTTTAATGTTTTTGGCTACCAAGCCCATAAAAAAAGTGTCGATTACTTGAATTTTTTTCTAACCAAATGTACCAATATTTTAGGAACGACTTACACTTTTGAAAACAGAGAAGTTATCCCCAAAGATGCGCCAATTATCTTTGTAGCCAACCACCAAAGTTTATACGATATCGTCGGAATCATTTGGTATTTAAGACGATTCCACGCCAAGTTTGTTAGCAAAAAAGAATTAGGGAAAGGCATTCCTAGTGTTTCCTATAATTTAAGACATGGTGGTTCTATTTTGATTGACAGAAAAGACCCAAAACAAGCCATTCCGCTAATCAAAGGTTTGTCTGAATACATCGAAAAACACAAACGTTCAGCCGTAATTTTCCCGGAAGGTACACGAAGTAAAAACGGTAAACCTAAAGAATTTGCACAAAGTGGTTTAAAAATCCTATGTAAATATGCTCCTTCTGCTTATGTTGTGCCAATTACCATTAATAATTCGTGGAAAATGGTTAAATTTGGTGCTTTCCCGATGGGCTTAGGCAATCGTTTGCAATTTATCATTCACGAACCAATAGCTGTAAAAGATTATTCCTTTGAAGAATTAATGGCGAAAACAGAACAAGCGATAGTAGAATCTATAAAAAAATAA
- a CDS encoding acyl-ACP desaturase encodes MPQKNVRLEVMQFLEKDVDKFVDEFLIPVEKIWQPSDLLPNSESENFFEEVKELREIAKDLPYDFWVVLVGDTITEEALPTYEAWLMDVEGIDNVERNGWAKWVRQWTGEENRHGDLLNKYLYLSGRVNMREVEMTTQHLINDGFDIGTGRDPYKNFVYTSFQELATYISHNRVSQIAKQYGDKKLSKLCKMIAGDEMRHHHAYSEFVNQIFKVDPSEMMLSFQYMMKQKIVMPAVFLRESGEKISTAFEEFSNSAQKLGVYTATDYVDILKKLTEKWEIDKITNLTAEAEKARDYLMRLPERMAKISERMVLPEETKTFKWVEPALIR; translated from the coding sequence ATGCCTCAAAAAAATGTTAGACTTGAAGTCATGCAATTTCTGGAAAAAGACGTCGACAAATTTGTTGATGAGTTTCTGATTCCGGTAGAAAAAATATGGCAACCTTCAGACTTACTTCCCAATTCCGAAAGTGAAAATTTCTTTGAAGAAGTAAAAGAATTAAGAGAAATTGCCAAAGATTTACCCTATGATTTTTGGGTAGTGTTGGTTGGTGATACCATTACAGAAGAAGCTTTGCCAACTTACGAAGCTTGGTTGATGGATGTTGAAGGCATTGATAATGTGGAAAGAAATGGCTGGGCAAAATGGGTTCGCCAATGGACCGGTGAAGAAAACCGCCATGGTGATTTATTGAACAAATACCTATATTTATCCGGTCGTGTGAACATGCGCGAAGTGGAAATGACAACACAACATTTAATCAATGACGGATTTGATATTGGAACCGGTCGCGATCCTTATAAAAATTTTGTGTACACTAGTTTTCAAGAATTGGCCACTTATATTTCACACAACAGAGTTTCGCAAATTGCCAAACAGTATGGCGACAAGAAATTGTCAAAATTGTGTAAAATGATCGCCGGAGACGAAATGCGTCACCATCATGCCTATAGTGAATTTGTGAACCAAATTTTCAAAGTTGACCCAAGCGAAATGATGTTGTCGTTTCAATACATGATGAAACAAAAAATCGTGATGCCTGCGGTTTTCTTGAGAGAATCAGGAGAAAAAATAAGCACTGCTTTTGAAGAATTTTCTAACTCAGCACAAAAATTAGGTGTTTATACTGCTACGGATTATGTAGACATTTTGAAGAAATTGACTGAAAAATGGGAGATTGATAAAATAACTAATCTTACAGCGGAAGCCGAAAAAGCTAGAGATTATTTGATGAGATTACCTGAAAGAATGGCAAAAATTTCTGAAAGAATGGTCTTGCCAGAAGAAACTAAAACATTCAAATGGGTTGAACCTGCTTTGATTCGATAA
- a CDS encoding HD domain-containing protein — protein MSVIDKTILFVKEKLENAEGGHDWFHIERVYKNAILMAKDEDCDLTVVKLGALLHDIADSKFHDGDETIGPKTARAFLEVEKVDEATIVHVINIIENISFKGGNFEKKFSSIELEIVQDADRLDAIGAIGIARCFNYGGFKNRALYNPAIAPKLNMSKEEYKNSESPTLNHFYEKLLLLKDKMNTETGKKIALERHKYMENFLSQFYAEWEGEK, from the coding sequence ATGTCAGTAATTGATAAAACCATACTTTTTGTAAAAGAGAAACTCGAAAACGCTGAAGGCGGACACGATTGGTTTCATATTGAACGCGTATACAAAAATGCCATTTTGATGGCGAAGGATGAAGATTGTGATTTAACGGTTGTTAAACTTGGCGCATTGCTTCATGATATTGCCGACAGTAAATTCCACGATGGCGATGAAACAATCGGGCCTAAAACGGCTCGTGCTTTTTTAGAAGTCGAAAAGGTGGATGAAGCCACAATTGTGCATGTGATTAATATTATCGAAAATATCTCGTTTAAAGGCGGCAATTTTGAAAAGAAATTTAGTTCAATTGAACTCGAAATAGTTCAAGATGCAGACAGATTAGACGCAATCGGGGCAATCGGGATTGCAAGATGTTTTAATTATGGCGGATTCAAAAACAGAGCGCTTTACAATCCGGCGATTGCTCCCAAATTAAACATGAGCAAAGAAGAATATAAGAATTCAGAATCGCCAACGCTGAATCATTTCTACGAAAAATTATTGTTGCTAAAAGACAAAATGAACACCGAAACCGGCAAAAAAATCGCATTGGAACGCCATAAATACATGGAAAACTTCCTGTCGCAGTTTTATGCGGAATGGGAAGGCGAGAAGTAG
- a CDS encoding enoyl-CoA hydratase/isomerase family protein: protein MNFENILVAIDNGIGQITINRPAKLNALNKATIQELHDAFESLENNTDVRVIIITGEGEKAFVAGADISEFASFSIEEGAQLAAQGQELLFDFVEKLRTPVIAAVNGFALGGGLELAMACHFRIASDNAKMGLPETSLGVIPGYGGTQRLPQLVGKGRAMEMIMTAGMIDAETAKSYGLVNHVVPQAELLEFTQNIASKIMRNSPNAIGKAIKAINANYKHDVDGFDVEIRNFGKCFGTEDFKEGTTAFLEKRKASFTGK, encoded by the coding sequence ATGAACTTCGAAAACATACTTGTTGCTATTGACAACGGCATCGGACAAATTACTATTAATCGTCCGGCAAAATTAAATGCTTTGAACAAAGCAACTATTCAGGAATTACACGATGCTTTTGAAAGCCTAGAAAACAATACTGATGTTCGAGTAATTATCATCACTGGCGAAGGCGAAAAAGCTTTTGTAGCCGGCGCTGACATCTCGGAATTTGCTAGTTTTTCTATTGAAGAAGGCGCACAATTAGCGGCTCAAGGACAAGAATTATTATTTGATTTTGTAGAAAAATTGAGAACTCCGGTTATTGCAGCTGTGAATGGCTTTGCGCTTGGCGGCGGCTTAGAATTGGCAATGGCTTGTCATTTCCGAATTGCTTCCGATAATGCTAAAATGGGATTGCCTGAAACTTCTTTAGGTGTTATTCCGGGTTATGGCGGAACACAGCGTTTGCCACAATTAGTCGGAAAAGGACGCGCCATGGAAATGATAATGACTGCAGGAATGATTGATGCAGAAACGGCTAAGTCTTATGGCTTGGTCAATCACGTAGTGCCTCAAGCCGAACTATTAGAATTTACCCAAAACATTGCTTCGAAAATCATGCGCAATTCTCCAAACGCTATCGGAAAAGCGATAAAAGCAATCAATGCCAATTACAAACACGATGTTGACGGTTTTGATGTGGAAATCAGAAACTTTGGAAAATGTTTTGGAACAGAAGATTTTAAAGAAGGAACAACGGCATTTTTGGAAAAAAGGAAAGCCAGTTTTACAGGGAAATAA